The DNA segment CATTTTAGTAGGGAAAAATCCTGGAGCAATCGCATTTACATAAATACCCCTTGGCCCCATTTGACAGCCAAATCCTTCGTAAAAGTAATGACTGCTCCTTTGCTTGAATTATAGCCAATCGTATCCATATACTCCGGATTGGAACCTTTAAGCCCCGCCACAGATGCAATATTGATGATCTTTCCTGACTCTTGCTCAAGCATGACCTTCCCAACTGCCTGGGACATCAAAAATGTTCCCGTCACATTTACATTGATGACTTTTTGCCATGCTTCTATCGGCATTTCTTCGACAGGAGCTCCCCATGTCGCCCCACTGTTATTCACGAGAATATCTATCCGTCCGAATTGCTCCACGGTCTTATCCACTACATGCTGGATATCATCAGGATTCGTGATATCACATTTTAATGCGAGGGATTTTACACCTAATTTGGTCAATTGTTCACTGACTTCCTGACAGGCCTCTTCTTTCCTTGAACAGACAACAACATTAGCCCCTGACTCAGCAAATCCTTCAGCAATCTGTTTTCCTAACCCTCTGCCTCCACCAGTTACAATCGCGGTTTTCCCCGAAAGGTCAAACAGTTCCTTTATATGCATGGGTTTTCCTCCCTTGATCGTTATTGGTTTTTTCTCAGCTCATATTTTGCAACTGCTCTACGATGCACTTCATCGGGGCCATCGGCTAAACGTAATGTTCGAATGTTCGCCCATTTCGCTGCCAATGAATAATCGTCGCTAACGCCAGCTGCTCCGAAGGCTTGAATCGCTCGATCGATTACTTTCAGTGCCATGTTAGGGGCTACGACTTTAATCATGGCGATTTCTGCCTTCGCCTCCTTATTTCCAACGGTATCCATCATATAGGCGGCTTTTAATGTAAGTAACCGGGCCTGTTCTATATCAATTCTCGATTCCGCAATCCATTCTCCTATCACACCTTGATCCGCAAGCTTTTTCCCGAAAGCTTCCCGTTCATTTACCCGCTTACACATATCCTCCAATGCCCGTTCAGCCGCACCAATTGTTCTCATACAATGATGGATTCTTCCTGGACCGAGCCTTCCTTGAGCAATGGCGAATCCTTTCCCTTCTCCCCATATAAGGTTGGCAGCAGGGACGCGCACATTGTTAAACTCAATTTCAGCGTGACCATGTGGAGCATGATCATAACCAAAGACCGGAAGCGTTCGCTTAATATCGACCCCAGCCGTATCAAGTGGAACCAGGATCATCGATTGCTGCTCGTGCTTAGGCGCATCCGGATCATTTTTGCCCATTACAATCGCTATTTTACAGCGCGGGTCTCCCGCTCCAGATGACCACCATTTCGTCCCATTGATGACATACTCGTCACCATCACGAATAATACTTGTCTTAATGTTCGTTGCATCCGATGAAGCGACGTCAGGCTCCGTCATGGAAAAACAAGACCGGATTTCCCCATTCAATAATGGGGTTAACCACTTTTCCTTCTGCTCCTTGGAACCATACCGCTCAAGAAGCTCCATATTGCCTGTATCAGGTGCCGCACAATTGAAAACTTCCGGAGCAATGCTTGAACGCCCCATAATTTCACATAACGGAGCATATTCCATGTTTGTTAATCCAGCTCCATACTCACTATTAGGTAAAAATAAATTCCATAACCCTTTTTCTTTCGCCTTTTCCTTTAACTCTTCCATGATTGGCGGAACGGAAGCGAAGCGTGCTTCCTTGTTAAGTTGTTCCCCATAGACCGACTCATTAGGATAAATGTATTCCTCCATGAATGCATTCAGTTTCCTCTGCAATTCCTGTACTTTTTCCGTATATTCAAAGTTCATACATTCAGCACCTCCTTATAAATAACCAACCGTTTATGTAGGGTTTATTGTTTAAACCTTACAAAGCACCACATTTCCTTTGATCACTTCGTTTCCATCCTGATTGGTCGCGTTCACTTTAAATTTCATTTTTTCTTCTTTGTTGTCATCTAAAATCGCATTCAGGGTGATCACGTCATTTAAAAAGACCATCCCTTTAAATCTGATCGTGTAATCTTCAATAAACCCTTCTTCATAATAGGGAGTAAAAAGTTTTGCAAGATTGCCCATCGTCCACATCCCATGGGCGATGATCCCAGGTAATCCCGCCTTTTCTGCCTCTTCGTCTATAGTATGGATCGGGTTGTAGTCGCCTGAAGCACCAGCATACTTAATCAGGTCAAGCCTGGAAACGGGCGAAAGGGTTACATCCTCAAGTGATTCACCGATTTGTAAATCTTTTAGCTCCTTCACACCATCATCTCCTTCCGCACCGCTTCCGTTATAATGACAACCTGCTCCTCCGTAAAGATGAGATTTCCTTCAAGATCTTCCCCATACCTTTTCAAAAGTAGAAATCCCATTTCACCACTTTTTCCATTTCTTTCATAGTAATCTTTCACTTCCGAATAACAGTTAATGTTTTCTCCAACCATTAGCGGCCGTTCATAATGATAGATTTGTTCCCCGTGGATCAAACCCTTTGCGGGTAAGTTCAACTCTTCGATGGTTCCATAGTCGAACACCCTTGGAAACGTAGGTGGGGCAATATTATTTTTATACCTCGATTGTTTTCCAGTTTCCTCACAAATAAAAATCGGATGCAAGTCGCCAATCGCTTCAGCAAACTTTTTCACAGCTCCTCTTTCAACTGTGTTCTTCACTTTATTAGATCTTTTTCCAATGCCATGTTTTAACACAACGACCACCTCACTTAAAAAATATGTTCAAAAGTTACCAGATCATAATTTCGTGGCATAGATAGCCCCTTTAATCTTTTGGACCTCCAGCTACATACAATACTT comes from the Halobacillus shinanisalinarum genome and includes:
- a CDS encoding acyl-CoA dehydrogenase family protein translates to MNFEYTEKVQELQRKLNAFMEEYIYPNESVYGEQLNKEARFASVPPIMEELKEKAKEKGLWNLFLPNSEYGAGLTNMEYAPLCEIMGRSSIAPEVFNCAAPDTGNMELLERYGSKEQKEKWLTPLLNGEIRSCFSMTEPDVASSDATNIKTSIIRDGDEYVINGTKWWSSGAGDPRCKIAIVMGKNDPDAPKHEQQSMILVPLDTAGVDIKRTLPVFGYDHAPHGHAEIEFNNVRVPAANLIWGEGKGFAIAQGRLGPGRIHHCMRTIGAAERALEDMCKRVNEREAFGKKLADQGVIGEWIAESRIDIEQARLLTLKAAYMMDTVGNKEAKAEIAMIKVVAPNMALKVIDRAIQAFGAAGVSDDYSLAAKWANIRTLRLADGPDEVHRRAVAKYELRKNQ
- a CDS encoding MaoC/PaaZ C-terminal domain-containing protein, encoding MKELKDLQIGESLEDVTLSPVSRLDLIKYAGASGDYNPIHTIDEEAEKAGLPGIIAHGMWTMGNLAKLFTPYYEEGFIEDYTIRFKGMVFLNDVITLNAILDDNKEEKMKFKVNATNQDGNEVIKGNVVLCKV
- a CDS encoding MaoC family dehydratase N-terminal domain-containing protein; translation: MLKHGIGKRSNKVKNTVERGAVKKFAEAIGDLHPIFICEETGKQSRYKNNIAPPTFPRVFDYGTIEELNLPAKGLIHGEQIYHYERPLMVGENINCYSEVKDYYERNGKSGEMGFLLLKRYGEDLEGNLIFTEEQVVIITEAVRKEMMV